A genome region from Anastrepha ludens isolate Willacy chromosome 3, idAnaLude1.1, whole genome shotgun sequence includes the following:
- the LOC128858529 gene encoding EP300-interacting inhibitor of differentiation 3 — protein sequence MNNSSDDLNATQALDRKQRLKGLMEANRDIQNRLTVQSVEDTLNELSNVVKQSDIIHGEGSVTDRAEHTSEVTRDVQLLKMNHELMSKVFQQSSLMGSFSEQIYQNAIRQTVARQGDDDWKPFTDVACAIARTARAKSTMLGSYKVELKERVAKERQQRKKAEQAEEKRPERVDKLQRHNKGAEKLNIVHKQLVEMFKNNGNEPIPYYQLIIDPKKFMNTVENAFQIAFLVRDNRLAIETGPDNYPHVRLVHSGEVNAVKETTQAICTLNLEKCREMIVFYEIHHPMLIIESNEGE from the exons atgAATAACAGCTCAGATGATTTGAATGCCACACAGGCATTGGACCGCAAACAGCGTCTAAAGGGCCTAATGGAAGCAAACAGAGATATAC AAAATCGTTTAACGGTACAAAGTGTCGAAGACACACTCAATGAACTTTCCAATGTCGTAAAACAGTCAGATATCATTCATGGCGAGGGCAGCGTTACCGATCGAGCAGAGCACACCAGTGAAGTTACGCGTGATGTCCAACTGCTCAAAATGAATCACGAGCTAATGTCCAAGGTTTTTCAACAGAGCTCGCTAATGGGATCTTTCAGCGAGCAAATTTATCAGAATGCAATC CGTCAAACTGTAGCTAGGCAGGGCGATGATGACTGGAAACCATTCACGGATGTCGCATGCGCCATTGCACGCACGGCACGAGCAAAATCCACAATGCTTGGGTCATATAAGGTTGAGCTGAAAGAACGTGTCGCAAAGGAGCGACAGCAACGCAAAAAAGCAGAACAG GCGGAAGAGAAACGTCCCGAGCGTGTAGATAAGCTGCAGCGCCACAACAAAGGAGCCGAAAAGCTAAATATCGTACATAAACAATTAgttgaaatgtttaaaaataatggCAATGAGCCAATACCTTATTATCAACTTATTATCGATccgaaaaaatttatgaataccGTGGAAAATGCCTTTCAAATAGCTTTTCTGGTACGTGACAATCGTCTTGCGATTGAAACTGGCCCCGACAATTATCCACATGTACGATTGGTTCATAGTGGCGAGGTTAACGCCGTCAAAGAAACCACACAAGCCATTTGCACGCTCAATCTGGAAAAGTGCCGC gaAATGATCGTTTTTTACGAAATTCATCATCCAATGCTTATAATTGAATCGAACGAAGGCGAGTGA
- the LOC128858528 gene encoding odorant receptor 7a-like, with the protein MFELLTGHGVDNLRSSDAFIYLFKGYTIVGTNPPMDAGPLYYIWSAFLNTNAVIFSPFLCGVGYILKYMQHTIETKQLLIGIQSSLNVLGIPPKIIIMTLSLKRLRSMESTLALMDARYTKPEDLNLIRKSAIMGNRLVFAFGMAYFSYWLLTGTSCLINGKAPLSLWIPFLDENRSNFDFCFQSTIDLFFMFFFLLYQVLNDSYGSVYICVIRAHLQLLVRRVQLLGRNVEMSSDDKIKELVDCIITHQQILKLLGVIEPIISKTMFTQFLIAASILCVTMINMFISDDLSTQVASGAYFMCVLLQISPCCYFASELMADSEKLPDAIFHCNWVEQDRCFRKMIIYFMHRSQLSIQLTAMKLFSINVATNVSIAKFSFTLFTFVKEMGIGQNAKK; encoded by the exons ATGTTTGAGCTACTAACTGGGCATGGCGTTGATAACCTTCGTTCAAGTGATGCGTTTATTTATCTCTTCAAGGGATATACTATTGTGGGCACAAACCCACCAATGGATGCAGGCCCGCTTTACTATATTTGGTCAGCGTTTCTTAATACGAATGCCGTTATATTCTCACCATTTCTTTGTGGTGTGggttacattttaaaatatatgcaaCATACCATAGAAACTAAGCAGCTTCTCATCGGAATACAGTCCAGTCTGAATGTGCTTGGCATACcgccaaaaattataattatgacGTTATCCTTGAAACGATTGCGTAGCATGGAATCCACTTTGGCACTTATGGATGCACGTTACACAAAGCCCGAAGATCTGAACTTGATACGTAAATCAGCAATTATGGGCAATAGATTGGTCTTCGCTTTTGGTATGGCGTACTTTTCATACTGGCTGTTAACAGGAACATCCTGTTTAATCAATGGAAAAGCACCACTTTCGCTGTGGATACCCTTTTTGGACGAGAACCGGTCAAActtcgatttttgttttcaatcaacgatcgatttattttttatgttcttctttttattataccaaGTCTTAAACGATTCCTACGGATCCGTATATATTTGTGTTATACGTGCACATTTGCAACTGCTGGTACGTCGAGTTCAGCTATTGGGTAGAAACGTCGAGATGAGTAGCGATGATAAAATTAAAGAGCTTGTGGACTGTATTATCACACATCAACAGATTTTAAA atTGCTAGGGGTTATCGAACCGATTATTTCGAAAACGATgtttacacaatttttgatCGCCGCTTCAATATTGTGTGTGACTATGATTAATATGTTCATTTCTGATGATCTAAGTACTCAAGTCGCTTCAGGGGCTTACTTTATGTGCGTGTTACTGCAGATATCTCCATGTTGTTATTTCGCTTCAGAATTGATGGCTGATAGCGAAAAGTTGCCCGATGCCATTTTTCATTGCAATTGGGTAGAGCAGGATCGATGTTTTCGCAAaatgataatttattttatgcatCGCTCTCAGTTGTCAATCCAATTGACGGCCATGAAGTTGTTTTCCATCAACGTGGCTACAAATGTTTCG ATTgctaaattttcatttacactATTTACTTTCGTAAAAGAAATGGGTATCggccaaaatgcaaaaaaataa
- the LOC128858527 gene encoding vacuolar protein sorting-associated protein 4 encodes MASGTTLQKAIDLVTKATEEDRNKNYAEALRLYEHGVEYFLHAIKYEAQGEKAKDSIRAKCLQYLDRAEKLKEYLKKGKKKPVKEGESTSKDDKDKKDDSDSDGDDPEKKKLQAKLEGAIVIEKPHVKWSDVAGLDAAKEALKEAVILPIKFPHLFTGKRIPWKGILLFGPPGTGKSYLAKAVATEANNSTFFSVSSSDLMSKWLGESEKLVKNLFELARQHKPSIIFIDEIDSMCSARSDNENDSVRRIKTEFLVQMQGVGNDTDGILVLGATNIPWVLDSAIRRRFEKRIYIPLPEAHARLVMFKIHLGNTSHVLTEADLKELASKTDGYSGADISIVVRDALMEPVRKVQTATHFKRVTGPSPTNKEIIVDDLLVPCSPGDEGATEMSWMDVPSDKLFEPPVTMRDMLKSLSRTKPTVNEDDLVKLRKFTEDFGQEG; translated from the exons ATGGCATCCGGCACAACTTTGCAAAAAGCTATCGACTTGGTGACCAAAGCAACGGAAGAAGAtcgcaataaaaattatgccGAAGCGTTACGTCTGTATGAACACGgcgttgaatattttttacatgcTATTAAGT ATGAAGCTCAGGGCGAAAAGGCCAAGGATTCAATTCGTGCCAAGTGCTTACAGTATTTAGATCGTGCAGAAAAACTAAAGGAGTATCTTAAGAAAGGTAAAAAGAAGCCTGTGAAGGAGGGCGAATCAACGTCAAA GGACGACAAGGATAAGAAGGACGATAGCGATTCCGATGGTGATGATCCggaaaagaaaaagttgcaagCTAAATTGGAAGGCGCTATAGTTATTGAGAAACCACATGTGAAATGGTCCGATGTAGCTGGATTAGATGCCGCGAAAGAGGCCCTGAAAGAAGCAGTTATCCTACCAATTAAGTTCCCTCATCTTTTCACTGGCAAACGCATACCATGGAAGGGCATTCTCCTTTTCGGTCCACCTGGTACCGGAAAATCGTATCTTGCTAAAGCTGTTGCTACAGAGGCAAACAATTCAACTTTCTTTTCTGTGTCCAGTTCGGATTTGATGTCGAAATGGTTGGGTGAATCAGAAAAGTTGGTCAAGAATCTCTTTGAGTTGGCGCGCCAACATAAACCGTCAatcatttttattgatgaaaTCGATTCTATGTGTTCGGCGCGTTCCGACAATGAGAACGACAGTGTACGTCGCATCaaaacagaatttttggtgCAAATGCAGGGCGTGGGCAACGATACCGACGGCATTCTGGTGCTTGGGGCCACCAATATACCTTGGGTGTTGGACTCAGCTATACGGAGACGTTTCGAAAAGCGTATCTATATTCCGCTGCCGGAAGCACATGCTCGTTTGGTTATGTTTAAAATACATTTGGGGAATACCTCTCATGTACTAACCGAGGCCGATCTAAAAGAGTTGGCATCGAAAACGGACGG TTATTCGGGAGCTGATATATCAATAGTTGTACGAGATGCGCTCATGGAGCCTGTACGTAAAGTGCAAACCGCTACACATTTCAAG CGAGTCACCGGCCCATCACctacaaataaagaaataatagttGATGACTTGCTGGTGCCCTGCTCTCCGGGCGACGAAGGCGCCACTGAAATGTCTTGGATGGATGTGCCTAGCGACAAGCTATTCGAACCTCCAGTTACTatg CGCGACATGTTGAAGTCTTTGTCTCGCACAAAACCCACTGTTAACGAGGATGATCTAGTTAAGCTGCGCAAGTTCACCGAAGACTTCGGGCAAGAGGGATAA